The genome window AATTAATGAAGGAGCACATGGTGGAACCGGCAGTCACAGGAAGCAAGAACGTGATAGTTGCTGCGGCGGAGGCTAAAGTCAGACGGCTGGTCTTCACTTCATCAATAGGAGCTGTGTACATGGACCCTAATAGATGTCCTGACCAACTCATCGACGAAACATATTGGAGCGATCTTGATTTCTGCAAGAACACTAAGGTACTCATGCATCGAAACCTTGTTTTACGCACTATTCTGTATTGATCAGTAGTAACAAATTAGTTTGTGACATGGACACGCAGAACTGGTATTGCTACGGAAAAGTTTTGGCAGAACGGCTTGCATGGGAAGAGTCGAAATTGAGAGGGTTAGACATGGTGTCAATCAGCCCGGTATTGGTAATTGGACCATTGTTGCAACCTACTATTAATGCAAGTACGGGTCATATCCTCAAATACCTGACTGGAGCTGTCAAGACATATACCAACTCAGTTCAGGCCTATGTCGATGTTAGAGATGTCGCAGCTGCACATGTTCTTCTCTTCGAGACTCCTGCAGCAACAGGACGACACATCTGCTCCGAGAGCTCGCTTCATCGGGGCCAGGTGGTAGAAACATTAGCTAAATATTTCCCTGAATATCCCGTTCCTACCAAGTAAGTTCAACATTCACATACCTAGGTTTATGATTAAGCTTTTACGACTAacacataattaattaaatatcatgTTTGTATGATGCAGATGTGCTGATGAAATTAAGCCAAGATCCAGGCCATTATTGTTTTCAAACCAAAAGCTCAAGGACATGGGGCTTGATTTCTTA of Daucus carota subsp. sativus chromosome 3, DH1 v3.0, whole genome shotgun sequence contains these proteins:
- the LOC108212209 gene encoding cinnamoyl-CoA reductase 1, producing MHLVYDQVVCVTGAGGFIASWLVKLLLEKGYTVRGTVRNPDDPKNDHLKELEGAKERLVLYKADLLDYKSLCEAINGCDGVFHTASPVSEEEHMVEPAVTGSKNVIVAAAEAKVRRLVFTSSIGAVYMDPNRCPDQLIDETYWSDLDFCKNTKNWYCYGKVLAERLAWEESKLRGLDMVSISPVLVIGPLLQPTINASTGHILKYLTGAVKTYTNSVQAYVDVRDVAAAHVLLFETPAATGRHICSESSLHRGQVVETLAKYFPEYPVPTKCADEIKPRSRPLLFSNQKLKDMGLDFLPVRQCLYETVKSLQEKGHLPVSNKFFIGCSQAI